A portion of the Punica granatum isolate Tunisia-2019 chromosome 7, ASM765513v2, whole genome shotgun sequence genome contains these proteins:
- the LOC116215612 gene encoding protein bicaudal C homolog 1-like yields the protein MLVLSMNSKRQRRPSIRLGEVGDVPAASACWFSQATREFLTRRSWEDDFIPAQEVADGPSRDKIQPEFAGAGHGIHPHASTTDMLQNIENKNPNSSKSHYGFGAITRKTRGPRGQNVMGIGLVAASCGSLPSPGANTRDGAEFSGRESSGGARIRGNCCYRDGSGGHGQGQDRSCVRKWLEERGFGEYVDVFEMHEVDEEALPLLTFTDLKEMGVFAVGHRRKLYNAIRQLRCDP from the coding sequence ATGTTGGTGTTGAGCATGAATTCGAAGAGGCAGAGGCGTCCAAGTATTAGGTTAGGAGAGGTGGGAGATGTTCCTGCAGCTTCTGCATGCTGGTTTTCTCAGGCAACTCGGGAGTTCTTGACCCGGAGGAGCTGGGAGGATGATTTCATCCCGGCTCAGGAGGTCGCCGATGGCCCTTCCCGCGATAAAATCCAGCCCGAGTTTGCGGGTGCTGGTCATGGGATTCATCCGCATGCTTCAACTACTGATATGCTGCAGAACATAGAAAACAAGAACCCCAACTCGTCAAAATCCCATTACGGTTTCGGTGCCATCACTCGGAAGACCAGAGGGCCGAGAGGTCAAAACGTGATGGGAATTGGACTTGTTGCTGCTTCCTGTGGCTCTTTGCCAAGTCCTGGAGCGAATACTCGAGATGGGGCAGAGTTCAGCGGAAGAGAGTCATCCGGGGGGGCGCGCATCCGTGGTAATTGCTGTTACCGTGATGGGAGTGGGGGCCATGGGCAGGGTCAGGATAGGAGCTGCGTGCGCAAATGGTTGGAGGAGCGAGGGTTTGGGGAGTATGTGGATGTCTTTGAAATGCACGAGGTGGATGAGGAAGCCCTGCCTCTGCTCACTTTCACTGACCTAAAGGAGATGGGCGTGTTTGCGGTCGGGCATCGGAGGAAGCTGTACAATGCCATTCGGCAATTGAGATGTGATCCCTGA
- the LOC116215538 gene encoding uncharacterized protein LOC116215538 has translation MDFWNRARSFAEEAAKRSQELTMEAAKKSQELTAEAARRSQEFSIGSSKLADIVSETAKRSKEIAVEASKRADQIKLEAIKRADQIKSLAESSGALSVTESIERTQKESDAYLERFGVTDELREFVKEINITTFQDFPMPDDSDMSNVPTVSNVRQDLTEFQEKHAKLVLSSVKEISKLRYELCPRIMKERKFWRIYFILVNSHVAPYEKQYMEDAKQKASEEAKHEKIEETPNAGVASKAEAKELKHQNKKSSSSAEQDLDVFLLGDLGDSDDGGDDGDDGLDDDFDKMVDSSDDDKEKS, from the exons ATGGATTTTTGGAACAGAGCCCGGAGCTTCGCCGAGGAGGCGGCGAAACGGTCCCAGGAGCTGACCATGGAAGCCGCGAAGAAGTCCCAGGAGCTGACCGCGGAGGCCGCCCGGAGATCCCAGGAGTTTTCCATCGGATCCTCGAAGCTCGCCGACATAGTGTCGGAGACGGCGAAGCGGTCCAAGGAGATAGCCGTGGAGGCCTCGAAGCGGGCCGACCAGATCAAGCTGGAAGCTATTAAGAGGGCCGATCAGATCAAGTCCTTGGCCGAGTCTTCCGGCGCTCTCTCCGTCACGGAATCCATCGAACGGACGCAGAAGGAGAGCGATGCGTATCTGGAGAGGTTTGGGGTCACTGATgagttgagagagttcgttaAGGAGATTAACATCACTACATTTCAGGATTTTCCGATGCCAG ATGACTCAGATATGTCCAACGTTCCGACCGTCTCAAATGTAAGGCAGGATCTTACTGAATTTCAGGAGAAGCACGCGAAACTCGTTCTGTCATCTGTAAAG GAAATCTCGAAGCTCAGATACGAATTATGTCCCCGTAtaatgaaagaaaggaaattcTGGAGAATATATTTCATTCTAGTAAATAGCCATGTGGCACC TTATGAGAAGCAGTACATGGAAGATGCTAAGCAGAAAGCTTCTGAAGAAGCAAAACATGAAAAGATCGAGGAAACTCCTAACGCTGGAGTAGCTTCTAAAGCTGAGGCGAAGGAACTGaaacatcaaaataaaaagtccAGTTCATCAGCTGAGCAAGACTTGGATGTTTTCCTTCTAGGAGATCTTGGAGACAGCGATGATGGTGGAG atgatggtgatgatggGTTGGATGATGATTTTGACAAAATGGTGGATAGTTCG GATGATGATAAGGAGAAATCCTAG
- the LOC116213621 gene encoding uncharacterized protein LOC116213621: IHYVLNLLKNDSYSLTAGDDAEGCSSTATYRPNIWKRKKWDRRRINRSSKRLCGGSKEKTTRVSDVGQGEYADRNSAAAAEDDSNRSGFLEEDYIVLCFREDGAIDLLNDHTPEASPAREMSSGTEMIRVNSNKNRTARVHDCCWNKNGQARNNAEHCVQEAEQREVRQFPITNSNWRRKPNEDLCLFVYGFL, encoded by the exons ATTCACTATGTTCTGAATCTCCTCAAGAATGATTCATACTCGCTGACAGCAGGTGACGATGCAGAGGGCTGCTCCTCCACCGCGACTTATCGACCCAACAtatggaagaggaagaagtgGGACCGGCGTAGGATTAACCGGAGCAGCAAGAGGCTTTGCGGAGGCAGCAAAGAGAAAACAACAAGGGTGAGCGATGTCGGTCAGGGGGAGTATGCTGATAGGAATTCTGCAGCAGCTGCTGAAGACGACTCAAACCGATCCGGCTTCTTGGAAGAGGACTACATCGTCCTCTGCTTCAGAGAAGACGGGGCAATTGATTTGTTGAACGACCATACCCCAGAGGCGTCACCAGCACGGGAAATGTCGAGTGGGACTGAGATG ATTCGGGTTAATTCCAACAAGAACAGGACGGCGAGAGTTCACGACTGCTGTTGGAATAAGAACGGGCAGGCAAGAAATAATGCGGAGCATTGCGTCCAAGAGGCTGAACAAAGAGAGGTACGACAGTTTCCAATAACAAACTCGAACTGGAGAAGGAAACCAAACGAGGATCTCTGCTTGTTTGTTTATGGTTTTCTATAG
- the LOC116215360 gene encoding dof zinc finger protein DOF5.4-like, whose translation MQDIHSIAGGRIFGGGGGGGAGDRRLRPHHHHPQSSHLHQQALKCPRCDSLNTKFCYYNNYNLSQPRHFCKNCRRYWTKGGVLRNVPVGGGCRKTKRSKPKPSASAEPATAMAEAVTTTTSAAPHAMDLKTSSHSSSESSSLTATTTAAAAEAVSATSSVSPSSFFNIHDYKSIIEQTMNPPAPGSHGFDQGLLEQSSGCGLFSEIGNFSSLITSAAEPLLFGFGGVVDQSNQWSSSQQAQDQEQKLQQGAGEIPSSDGSGPFLDQTVQVDLPGLPGKPSGNEAFGPLDWQPAADQGLFDITCGVDQAYWGQNAQWADEDHQHGLYLP comes from the coding sequence ATGCAAGATATACACTCGATCGCCGGGGGGCGGATATTCGGCGGCGGGGGCGGCGGCGGCGCGGGGGACCGGAGGCTGCGgccccaccaccaccacccccAGAGCAGCCACCTCCACCAACAGGCGCTCAAGTGCCCGCGCTGCGACTCGCTCAACACCAAGTTCTGCTACTACAACAACTACAACCTCTCCCAGCCCCGCCACTTCTGCAAGAACTGCCGCCGGTACTGGACTAAGGGCGGCGTCCTCAGGAACGTCCCCGTCGGCGGCGGCTGCCGCAAAACCAAGCGGTCCAAGCCCAAACCTTCTGCTTCCGCCGAGCCGGCAACGGCCATGGCTGAAGCCGTCACGACAACGACGAGTGCCGCGCCGCATGCGATGGACCTTAAGACGAGCTCCCATTCAAGCAGCGAGAGCTCCAGCCTCACTGCAACGACCACCGCAGCGGCTGCGGAGGCTGTGTCGGCGACCTCCTCGGTATCGCCCTCGAGCTTCTTCAACATTCACGATTACAAGTCGATTATCGAGCAGACCATGAACCCGCCGGCCCCGGGCAGCCACGGCTTCGACCAAGGCTTGCTAGAGCAAAGCTCCGGCTGCGGGCTGTTCTCCGAGATAGGGAACTTCTCGAGCCTGATCACGTCTGCCGCCGAGCCGTTGCTGTTCGGGTTCGGCGGCGTCGTAGATCAAAGCAACCAGTGGAGTAGTAGTCAGCAAGCGCAGGATCAGGAGCAGAAGCTTCAGCAAGGAGCTGGAGAGATCCCATCATCAGACGGCAGCGGTCCGTTCCTCGATCAGACGGTCCAGGTTGATCTACCTGGTTTGCCGGGCAAGCCGTCAGGCAACGAAGCGTTCGGGCCGTTGGATTGGCAGCCCGCCGCCGATCAAGGGCTGTTCGATATCACCTGCGGCGTCGATCAAGCGTACTGGGGTCAGAACGCTCAGTGGGCTGATGAAGATCATCAGCACGGCCTCTACCTCCCGTAA